In a genomic window of Paramicrobacterium chengjingii:
- a CDS encoding sensor histidine kinase produces the protein MPASDSDLAVLASFEAGRRRSRVFTSTRVENMISLVLVIAVLVFGAQALVFAMMTPDLPAPRSVQRAVGESLDAGIILLVQVFVPLAAVVVTGLLRRGLRIAAGIFAVFYIGTLVIWPAYTSFQFGGQAGEPWIWYLLTVATACAAIAFPVVWAVAYTIGVPILFGLVRSIGPFGFRNIDVGILDALYGAIFGMVIVVLVAMFRQTARRVDAARDAALVRYDRAVRAHAIEAERVEVDALVHDNVLAALQAAERAAGAEAERAAVQIARHALTELREAGFEPADDESSVTLKEMAGRLRIAAQMMEHDFQVESKASAGAVVPQGVANAMGLAAVQAMVNSAEHAGGPVGSPRSVSRRVVVSNTRTMATIEVIDDGIGFDPDAVPTDRLGVRVSIVERMAAVGGASQVRSAPGDGTIVVLSWSAEEASA, from the coding sequence ATGCCGGCTAGCGACAGCGATCTGGCGGTGCTCGCGTCGTTTGAAGCCGGGCGCCGCCGCTCGCGGGTCTTCACCAGCACGCGTGTTGAGAACATGATCTCGCTTGTGCTGGTCATCGCCGTGCTCGTTTTCGGAGCGCAAGCACTCGTATTCGCGATGATGACACCCGATCTGCCCGCACCGCGGTCTGTGCAGCGGGCCGTCGGGGAGAGTCTCGACGCCGGCATCATTCTTCTCGTGCAGGTTTTCGTGCCGCTTGCCGCCGTTGTCGTAACGGGGCTTCTGCGACGTGGATTGCGTATTGCCGCCGGGATCTTCGCCGTGTTCTACATTGGAACCCTTGTCATCTGGCCCGCCTACACCAGCTTCCAGTTCGGTGGGCAGGCGGGCGAACCATGGATCTGGTACCTGCTCACCGTGGCGACGGCGTGTGCGGCCATTGCCTTTCCCGTCGTCTGGGCCGTTGCATACACGATCGGCGTTCCGATTCTGTTCGGGCTCGTGCGCTCCATTGGTCCGTTCGGCTTCAGAAACATCGACGTCGGCATTCTCGATGCCCTGTACGGGGCGATCTTCGGAATGGTGATTGTTGTGCTCGTCGCGATGTTTCGCCAGACCGCACGGCGAGTGGATGCTGCGCGAGACGCCGCGCTCGTGCGCTATGACCGAGCCGTTCGCGCCCACGCCATTGAGGCGGAACGCGTGGAGGTCGACGCCCTGGTGCACGACAACGTGCTCGCGGCGCTTCAGGCCGCGGAACGCGCAGCCGGTGCTGAAGCGGAACGCGCAGCTGTGCAGATTGCGCGGCACGCGCTGACGGAGCTGCGTGAGGCAGGTTTCGAGCCGGCAGACGACGAATCATCCGTGACGCTCAAGGAGATGGCGGGGCGCTTGCGCATCGCTGCCCAAATGATGGAGCACGATTTTCAGGTGGAGAGCAAGGCGTCTGCTGGCGCCGTTGTTCCGCAGGGGGTCGCCAACGCCATGGGGCTTGCCGCAGTGCAGGCGATGGTCAACAGCGCGGAGCACGCTGGGGGGCCGGTCGGGTCTCCCCGTTCTGTGAGTCGCCGTGTGGTCGTCTCCAACACGCGCACGATGGCGACCATCGAGGTGATTGACGACGGCATCGGGTTCGATCCCGATGCTGTTCCCACCGACCGTCTTGGTGTTCGGGTGTCGATCGTCGAGCGAATGGCTGCGGTCGGGGGTGCTTCCCAGGTGCGCTCGGCACCGGGCGACGGCACGATCGTTGTGCTGAGCTGGTCCGCAGAGGAGGCGTCAGCGTGA
- a CDS encoding acyl-CoA carboxylase subunit epsilon, which yields MTPGRHSAPVTDGEEAHPHGAFRFVRGNPTEEEIAAVSAVIASAVAEARESGLANGEQAPSEWTRSQRPIRHTLTPGPGRWRNFTA from the coding sequence ATGACCCCAGGACGACACTCTGCACCCGTCACAGACGGTGAAGAAGCGCACCCCCACGGCGCGTTCCGCTTTGTGCGAGGAAACCCGACGGAAGAAGAGATTGCCGCAGTCAGTGCGGTGATCGCCTCCGCTGTCGCTGAGGCGCGCGAGTCTGGTCTGGCCAACGGAGAGCAGGCCCCGAGCGAATGGACGCGGTCACAGCGGCCCATTCGACACACGCTGACGCCAGGTCCCGGACGGTGGCGCAACTTTACGGCATAA
- a CDS encoding acyl-CoA carboxylase subunit beta, translating to MTPDDSSNEPDITTTAGKLADLKLRYHEAVTASGDSAIIKQHAKGKMTARERIEKLLDHGSFVELDEFVRHRTYAFGMDAKRPYGDSVVTGTGTIGGRQVAVFAQDFTIFGGSLGEVAGEKIIKVMDHAMKCGVPLIGILDSGGARIQEGVVALGKYGEIFRRNTAASGVIPQISIVMGPAAGGAVYSPALTDFVIMVDKTSQMFVTGPDVIKTVTGEDVGMEELGGALTHNTRSGVAHYLASDEDDALDYARTLIGFLPDNNLSDPPSYSSDFDLETTDADRKLNTVIPDSPNQPYDIISVIEHLVDDEEFLEVQPLFAPNIVIGFARIEGTSVGIIANQPNAMAGTLNIEAGEKASRFVRFCDAFSIPILTLVDVPGYLPGTDQEWTGVIRRGAKLLYAYAEATVPLVTVILRKAYGGAYIVMGSKQLGADVNLAWPTAEIAVMGGQGAVNILYRNEIKKAEENGEDVAAVRTRLANEYTYNVASPFLAAERGELDGVIEPAATRVSIAKAFRSLKGKRAQVPPKKHGNIPL from the coding sequence GTGACTCCAGACGACAGCTCGAACGAGCCCGATATCACCACGACGGCCGGAAAGCTCGCCGATCTCAAGCTCCGCTATCACGAGGCAGTGACGGCGTCGGGCGATTCTGCGATCATCAAGCAGCACGCCAAGGGCAAGATGACGGCCCGCGAGCGCATCGAGAAACTGCTCGACCACGGAAGCTTCGTTGAGCTCGACGAGTTCGTGCGCCACCGCACCTACGCCTTCGGCATGGACGCCAAGCGCCCGTACGGTGACTCGGTGGTCACCGGCACCGGCACGATCGGCGGCCGCCAGGTTGCTGTCTTCGCCCAGGACTTCACGATCTTCGGCGGCTCCCTCGGCGAGGTCGCGGGCGAAAAGATCATCAAGGTGATGGACCACGCCATGAAGTGCGGCGTTCCACTCATCGGCATCCTCGACTCGGGCGGAGCGCGCATTCAAGAGGGCGTCGTCGCCCTCGGCAAGTACGGCGAGATCTTCCGTCGCAACACGGCTGCATCCGGCGTGATTCCACAGATCTCCATCGTGATGGGCCCGGCGGCCGGCGGTGCCGTCTATTCGCCGGCGCTCACCGACTTCGTGATCATGGTCGACAAGACAAGCCAGATGTTCGTCACGGGCCCCGACGTCATCAAGACGGTGACGGGCGAAGACGTCGGAATGGAGGAGCTCGGCGGTGCCCTCACGCACAACACACGCTCGGGTGTCGCGCACTACCTCGCAAGTGACGAAGACGACGCGCTCGACTACGCTCGCACCCTCATCGGTTTTCTGCCCGACAACAACCTGTCTGACCCGCCGTCGTATTCGTCTGACTTCGATTTGGAAACGACGGATGCTGACCGCAAGCTCAACACAGTCATTCCTGACTCCCCCAACCAGCCGTACGACATCATCTCGGTGATCGAGCACCTCGTCGACGACGAGGAGTTTCTCGAGGTTCAGCCGCTGTTCGCGCCGAACATCGTGATCGGTTTCGCGCGCATCGAGGGAACGTCCGTCGGCATCATCGCCAATCAGCCGAACGCCATGGCGGGAACCCTCAATATCGAGGCGGGCGAGAAGGCGTCCCGTTTCGTGCGCTTCTGCGACGCGTTCTCTATTCCGATCCTCACGCTCGTTGACGTTCCCGGTTACCTTCCCGGAACCGATCAGGAATGGACCGGCGTCATCCGCCGCGGCGCAAAACTGCTGTACGCCTACGCCGAAGCGACGGTGCCGCTCGTCACCGTGATTCTGCGCAAGGCGTACGGGGGCGCCTACATCGTGATGGGCTCCAAGCAGCTTGGCGCCGATGTCAACCTGGCGTGGCCGACGGCAGAGATCGCCGTGATGGGCGGGCAGGGCGCCGTCAATATTCTCTACCGCAACGAAATCAAGAAGGCGGAAGAGAACGGTGAGGATGTCGCAGCGGTGCGCACCCGCCTCGCGAACGAATACACGTACAACGTCGCAAGTCCGTTCCTCGCTGCCGAGCGTGGAGAGCTCGACGGCGTGATCGAGCCCGCGGCTACCCGCGTGTCGATTGCTAAGGCCTTCCGGTCGCTCAAGGGCAAGAGGGCGCAGGTGCCGCCCAAGAAGCACGGAAACATTCCACTGTGA
- a CDS encoding biotin--[acetyl-CoA-carboxylase] ligase, producing MTAPDLSSSLDVAPHITWLTEAGSTNAELTSRAADPTMPDFSVLVTDAQTSGRGRRDRVWTTPPGASLATSVLLRPAVPADRLGWIPLMAGLAMTRSVQMLLAGAGMRAADASLKWPNDVLVRGLKVSGILSELIPGDELAVVIGAGLNTSMTRDQLPVDSATSLAIECRRTYSVDTVLSLYLKQLRELYEAFVASGGDARACGLVSQVSAACETLGQAVKVQLPDGDLVGVARGLDADGRLLVQPEGESVLRSISAGDVTHLRPLPNG from the coding sequence ATGACCGCCCCCGATCTCTCCTCAAGTCTCGACGTCGCACCGCACATCACCTGGCTCACTGAAGCTGGCTCGACAAACGCTGAACTTACTTCACGGGCAGCGGACCCGACGATGCCGGACTTCTCCGTGCTGGTCACGGACGCACAGACGTCTGGTCGAGGTCGACGTGATCGCGTGTGGACGACGCCGCCCGGTGCGAGCCTCGCCACGTCTGTGCTGCTGCGCCCCGCTGTGCCGGCGGACCGGCTCGGTTGGATTCCGCTCATGGCAGGTCTTGCCATGACACGTTCCGTGCAGATGCTGTTGGCCGGGGCGGGGATGCGTGCGGCGGATGCATCGCTGAAGTGGCCGAACGATGTTCTCGTTCGGGGACTGAAAGTCAGCGGCATCCTGAGTGAACTCATTCCGGGCGACGAGCTCGCCGTCGTGATCGGTGCGGGACTCAATACCTCGATGACTCGCGACCAGTTGCCTGTGGACTCCGCGACGTCTCTCGCCATCGAGTGCCGCCGCACGTACAGCGTTGACACTGTTCTCTCGCTGTACCTGAAGCAACTGCGCGAATTGTATGAGGCGTTCGTGGCCTCTGGCGGCGATGCGCGTGCGTGCGGTCTCGTGTCGCAGGTGAGTGCCGCCTGTGAAACACTCGGGCAGGCTGTGAAGGTGCAGCTTCCTGACGGCGACCTCGTGGGGGTGGCGCGCGGCCTCGACGCTGACGGACGTCTGCTCGTGCAACCGGAGGGAGAATCGGTTCTGCGGAGCATTTCGGCGGGCGATGTAACGCATCTGCGCCCGCTCCCGAACGGCTGA
- a CDS encoding PH domain-containing protein, protein MDNRTGEHASERVVARMHRHGRILILPVVILLGVVGVVSFYFGSFREQWINLTFLFGGLAAIILLVLLPYFTWLNRRYTLTTRRVIVRQGFFVRTRNELLHSRGYTVTVKRGPLQAMSRSGDIVLTSGVDKPLVLKDVPGANQVQNVLHDLIERAQGQLGYGGYAAGSVLRDETSVL, encoded by the coding sequence ATGGACAACCGCACGGGCGAGCACGCGTCGGAGCGCGTCGTTGCCCGCATGCATCGGCACGGCCGCATCCTGATTCTTCCCGTTGTTATTCTGCTTGGCGTTGTCGGTGTTGTCTCGTTCTACTTCGGGTCGTTCCGCGAGCAATGGATCAACCTCACGTTCCTGTTCGGGGGGCTCGCGGCGATCATTTTGTTGGTGCTGCTTCCGTACTTCACCTGGCTCAATCGTCGGTACACACTCACGACGCGTCGCGTGATCGTTCGGCAGGGCTTCTTTGTGCGCACGCGCAATGAGCTGCTGCATTCGCGCGGCTACACCGTTACCGTCAAGCGCGGCCCGCTGCAGGCCATGTCGCGCTCGGGAGACATCGTGCTCACGTCTGGTGTCGACAAGCCACTGGTGCTCAAGGATGTGCCGGGCGCCAACCAGGTGCAGAACGTGCTGCACGATCTCATCGAGCGCGCGCAGGGGCAACTCGGCTACGGCGGCTACGCGGCGGGTTCCGTGCTGCGCGACGAGACCTCGGTTCTCTGA
- a CDS encoding GtrA family protein, which translates to MTNNRAARLRQLGMQVLRFGLVGAAGFAVDIVIFNALRLTVLSPESIETGPLIAKLISTTLAIVTNWVGNRFWTFADTRQSNTVREASEFFVVSIAGMGFGLGSLWVSHYVLGFTSVLADNISSNVIGLALGAVFRFALYRWWVFSPARAAAQHPVAAAQGTAPQRTEVSSRSTEPAA; encoded by the coding sequence ATGACGAACAACCGTGCCGCCCGGCTGCGGCAGCTCGGCATGCAGGTGCTCCGCTTCGGACTCGTGGGTGCGGCAGGGTTCGCCGTCGACATCGTCATCTTCAATGCGCTGCGACTCACCGTGCTCTCCCCCGAGAGCATCGAGACAGGGCCACTCATTGCGAAGCTCATCTCGACGACGCTCGCGATCGTCACCAACTGGGTGGGCAATCGCTTCTGGACGTTCGCCGACACTCGGCAATCCAACACGGTGCGCGAGGCGAGCGAGTTCTTCGTCGTGAGCATTGCCGGCATGGGTTTCGGCCTCGGCAGCCTGTGGGTGTCGCACTACGTACTCGGATTCACGAGCGTGCTCGCCGACAACATCTCGTCAAACGTGATCGGCCTCGCGCTCGGCGCCGTGTTTCGGTTTGCGCTGTATCGCTGGTGGGTGTTCTCGCCGGCGCGCGCTGCCGCGCAGCATCCGGTTGCCGCTGCTCAGGGCACGGCGCCTCAGAGAACCGAGGTCTCGTCGCGCAGCACGGAACCCGCCGCGTAG
- a CDS encoding 5-(carboxyamino)imidazole ribonucleotide synthase, translating to MPVVGVIGAGQLARMMIPPAINLGLEIRVLAEQENMAASLAATQVGDYRDVDTVLEFAKDVDVITFDHEHVPQNVLRALVDAGVAVRPGPDALLYAQDKIAMREKLTELGLPVPDWGAVTTEAELQSFIDEHGGSAVVKTPRGGYDGKGVRVVSAAHEVTDWFTALSEDGRGGALLAEELVDFRRELAQLTARRPSGPLAVWPVVETVQKNGVCAEVFAPAPGSAGRIAEVAAQIAVDVAEGLGVTGVFAVELFETTDDRLLVNELAMRPHNSGHWTQDGSTTSQFEQHLRAVLDLPLGATGLRDETCVMINILGGPTEGTVADRYAQALEKHPTVKVHNYGKQPRPGRKIGHINAVGDNLDDVVFDAREAASHFE from the coding sequence ATGCCCGTAGTCGGTGTCATTGGCGCAGGTCAGCTTGCCCGCATGATGATTCCCCCCGCAATCAATCTGGGGCTTGAGATCCGTGTGCTGGCGGAGCAGGAGAACATGGCGGCGTCGCTCGCCGCAACGCAGGTGGGCGACTATCGCGACGTCGACACGGTGCTCGAGTTTGCGAAGGATGTCGACGTCATCACGTTCGATCACGAGCACGTGCCGCAAAACGTGTTGCGTGCGCTCGTCGATGCCGGGGTCGCTGTGCGCCCGGGGCCCGACGCTCTGCTGTACGCGCAAGACAAGATCGCCATGCGCGAAAAGCTCACAGAGCTGGGACTGCCTGTTCCCGACTGGGGCGCGGTCACCACGGAAGCAGAGCTGCAGAGCTTCATCGACGAACACGGCGGCTCAGCTGTTGTGAAGACACCGCGTGGCGGCTACGACGGCAAGGGCGTGCGCGTGGTATCGGCGGCGCACGAGGTGACCGACTGGTTCACTGCGTTGAGCGAAGACGGCCGCGGGGGAGCGCTGCTCGCCGAGGAGCTCGTCGACTTTCGGCGAGAACTCGCGCAGCTCACCGCGAGGCGCCCGTCTGGCCCGCTCGCCGTCTGGCCCGTTGTCGAGACGGTGCAGAAGAACGGAGTGTGTGCTGAAGTCTTCGCTCCGGCGCCGGGATCGGCCGGGCGCATTGCCGAGGTCGCCGCGCAGATCGCCGTCGACGTTGCCGAGGGGCTGGGAGTCACCGGTGTGTTCGCTGTGGAGCTCTTCGAGACGACAGACGATCGCCTGCTCGTGAATGAACTCGCGATGCGCCCGCACAACTCGGGACACTGGACGCAAGACGGCTCGACAACGAGCCAGTTTGAGCAGCACCTTCGTGCGGTGCTCGACCTACCGCTCGGGGCAACGGGGCTGCGCGATGAGACGTGCGTCATGATCAACATCCTCGGCGGTCCCACCGAGGGCACCGTGGCTGACCGTTACGCGCAGGCGCTTGAGAAGCATCCCACCGTCAAGGTGCACAATTACGGCAAGCAGCCGCGCCCCGGGCGCAAGATCGGCCACATCAATGCGGTGGGCGACAACCTCGACGACGTTGTCTTTGACGCGCGAGAGGCGGCATCGCACTTCGAGTGA
- a CDS encoding YibE/F family protein — protein MGHSHGTVRSDSPRPRLARILTIIVLAVAAAVAVGMFALWPQPGAIPQQEGPYEGDGVSLVDASVAVVTEFDCQDDQGERSAMAGIEGPCARVISHLSDGKRATFEIDPSTYASTGMESGDNVRLIRLEATEAEPVNYAFYDYQRTFQLVVIVIALVIIVALVGTWRGIRALVGVAIAIGVLAVFIFPAMLTGKPPILVAIIGATAIMLIVLYLAHGVSVRTTAALFGALFGIVFTAIAGVITTDWAHLTGTGSEEGWMLFSSVPEVNMSAIVSATIVIAGLGVLNDITITQVSAVWEMRALSPNASRRQIFTAAMRIGRDHVASSIYTLVFAYAGSVMMMLLLVYTYPQNIIDLLTTERVSQEIVRTLVGTAGLILAMPVTTLFAIALAPREQELEQEKPRHAHA, from the coding sequence ATGGGTCACTCTCACGGCACCGTCCGTTCCGATAGCCCTCGCCCCCGCCTGGCGAGAATTCTGACGATCATCGTGCTCGCGGTCGCAGCCGCCGTTGCCGTCGGCATGTTCGCCCTGTGGCCGCAGCCCGGCGCCATTCCGCAGCAAGAGGGGCCGTATGAGGGCGACGGTGTGAGCCTCGTTGACGCTTCTGTGGCCGTCGTCACCGAGTTCGACTGCCAAGACGACCAAGGCGAACGGTCTGCGATGGCGGGAATCGAAGGGCCATGCGCCCGCGTCATCTCGCACCTGAGCGACGGAAAGCGCGCGACGTTCGAGATCGACCCGTCAACCTATGCCAGCACGGGAATGGAATCGGGCGACAACGTGCGACTCATTCGACTGGAGGCGACAGAGGCCGAGCCCGTCAACTACGCGTTCTACGATTACCAGCGCACCTTTCAGCTCGTCGTCATTGTCATCGCGCTCGTGATCATCGTTGCGCTCGTCGGCACCTGGCGCGGCATTCGAGCACTTGTCGGCGTCGCCATCGCGATCGGCGTGCTTGCTGTGTTCATCTTTCCCGCAATGCTCACGGGCAAACCGCCCATTCTCGTGGCGATCATCGGCGCGACGGCCATCATGCTGATCGTTCTATATTTGGCGCACGGCGTCTCTGTGCGTACAACTGCCGCGTTATTCGGTGCTCTGTTCGGCATCGTTTTCACGGCCATCGCCGGCGTGATCACCACAGACTGGGCGCACCTCACCGGCACCGGGAGCGAAGAAGGGTGGATGCTGTTCTCCAGCGTTCCCGAGGTGAACATGTCGGCGATTGTCTCGGCAACGATCGTCATCGCCGGGCTCGGTGTGCTCAATGACATTACGATCACTCAGGTGTCGGCGGTGTGGGAGATGCGCGCCCTGAGTCCCAACGCAAGCCGCCGCCAGATCTTCACTGCCGCAATGCGCATCGGTCGCGACCACGTGGCGTCGAGCATCTACACGCTCGTGTTCGCGTATGCCGGGTCGGTGATGATGATGCTTCTGCTCGTCTACACGTACCCGCAGAACATCATTGACCTGCTCACGACAGAGCGCGTCAGCCAGGAGATCGTACGCACGCTCGTCGGAACCGCCGGCCTCATTCTCGCGATGCCCGTGACGACGCTCTTCGCCATCGCCCTCGCACCCCGCGAGCAGGAGCTTGAGCAGGAGAAACCGCGGCACGCTCACGCCTGA
- a CDS encoding response regulator transcription factor — protein sequence MSDSETAQRSIRLLIADDEHMIRTALVALLSLEPDLEVVASVDNGLAAIERAAETRPDVCLLDLEMPQADGLEAAERIIRAVPTRVVLVTRHARPGVLRRALSARISGFVPKSTPAEQIADVIRDVAAGRRYIDSEIAAAALAAERCPLTDRELDAVRLSRSTLNVQQIAGRLNLAQGTVRNYLSSAMTKLGVDSRQEAAEHAWQQGWI from the coding sequence ATGTCTGATTCCGAGACGGCGCAGCGCAGCATCCGCTTGCTGATCGCCGATGACGAGCACATGATTCGCACGGCGCTCGTAGCGCTGCTTTCGCTCGAGCCCGACCTCGAGGTTGTCGCGAGCGTCGACAACGGACTCGCGGCGATCGAACGGGCCGCCGAAACGCGACCTGACGTCTGTTTGCTCGACCTGGAGATGCCGCAGGCCGACGGGCTCGAGGCCGCGGAGCGCATTATCCGCGCCGTGCCGACGCGCGTGGTGCTCGTCACGCGCCATGCGCGACCTGGAGTGCTGCGGCGAGCGCTGTCTGCCCGCATTTCGGGGTTTGTGCCGAAGTCGACCCCGGCCGAGCAGATCGCCGATGTCATTCGCGACGTGGCCGCCGGCAGACGCTACATCGACTCCGAGATCGCCGCGGCCGCGCTTGCCGCCGAACGCTGCCCGCTCACCGACCGCGAGCTCGACGCCGTGCGCCTGAGCCGGTCAACGCTCAACGTTCAGCAGATCGCCGGGCGGCTCAACCTCGCGCAGGGAACCGTGCGCAACTACCTCTCGTCTGCCATGACGAAGCTGGGCGTCGACTCCCGTCAGGAGGCTGCCGAGCACGCGTGGCAGCAGGGCTGGATTTAA
- a CDS encoding sensor histidine kinase — protein MSLIYTQSHATPFLRTKRTLMVGDVTPAAAAPAARTSAEGSVHATWVYTLGSIVFFFLVLDGVLLIRGLSALSRSHSSIDILIVVFTLASTIVQVRFCWFLRDGLGGGLPHTAWTATLFAASAPALVLGLFSPDLWRVAPLPFWLSVVLVACLLPERTRWNVLGAGVAITIGSYLLAKATLPFTVDTALGERDIAIFLFAAFMPVVVILSLWWWNIVIELDRHRRSAAELAIAKERLRFAADLHDIQGHHLQVIALKAELAERMLQRDPAAAREQLRETRLIASEALQETRSLVAGYREVGLDDELENAREVLSAAGAACELRIEALPASATARRALAYVVREATTNIIRHSSAGAVTISVESDGGCCRLTVSNDGVSSTPAVDTSGTGLDGLRTRVENHGGTFATTLDAGRFELIATIPDGAVGEGSPHV, from the coding sequence TTGTCACTGATCTACACTCAGAGCCATGCCACGCCATTCCTCCGCACGAAGCGCACGCTGATGGTCGGTGACGTCACCCCAGCTGCAGCGGCGCCGGCGGCGCGAACGAGCGCCGAAGGCAGCGTTCACGCCACCTGGGTATACACGCTCGGTTCGATCGTCTTCTTCTTCCTCGTTCTTGACGGCGTCCTGCTCATCCGAGGCCTCTCCGCGCTCTCACGGTCGCACTCGTCCATCGACATTCTGATCGTCGTCTTCACGCTCGCGTCGACGATTGTGCAGGTACGCTTCTGCTGGTTCTTGCGCGACGGACTCGGCGGCGGCCTGCCGCACACCGCCTGGACGGCGACGCTCTTCGCAGCATCCGCCCCTGCCCTTGTTCTCGGCCTGTTCTCGCCAGACCTGTGGCGCGTCGCGCCACTTCCGTTCTGGCTATCCGTCGTACTTGTCGCATGTCTGCTACCGGAGCGGACCCGCTGGAACGTGCTCGGTGCGGGCGTCGCGATAACGATCGGCAGCTACCTGCTCGCGAAAGCGACGCTGCCATTTACGGTCGACACGGCGCTTGGTGAACGCGACATCGCGATTTTCCTCTTCGCAGCATTCATGCCGGTCGTTGTGATTCTCAGCCTGTGGTGGTGGAACATCGTCATCGAACTCGACAGGCACCGGCGCTCAGCGGCAGAGCTCGCCATTGCCAAGGAGCGGCTGCGCTTCGCCGCTGACCTGCATGATATTCAGGGGCACCACCTGCAGGTGATCGCGTTGAAGGCAGAGCTGGCAGAACGGATGCTGCAGCGCGACCCGGCAGCGGCCCGCGAGCAACTGCGCGAAACCCGCTTAATCGCTTCGGAGGCGCTGCAAGAGACGCGATCGCTCGTCGCCGGTTACCGCGAGGTCGGGCTCGACGACGAGCTCGAGAACGCTCGCGAGGTGCTCTCTGCCGCCGGTGCGGCCTGTGAGCTGCGCATCGAAGCACTGCCTGCCAGCGCGACAGCCCGCCGCGCCCTCGCCTATGTCGTGCGCGAGGCGACGACAAACATCATTCGCCACAGCTCAGCCGGGGCGGTGACCATCAGCGTGGAGTCCGACGGCGGATGCTGCCGCCTCACCGTTTCGAACGACGGCGTCAGTTCCACACCTGCTGTCGACACCTCGGGCACGGGTCTCGATGGGCTCCGCACGCGCGTCGAGAACCACGGTGGAACTTTTGCCACAACGCTCGATGCCGGGCGATTCGAACTTATCGCCACGATTCCCGACGGCGCAGTCGGTGAGGGGAGCCCACATGTCTGA
- a CDS encoding TetR/AcrR family transcriptional regulator, translating into MSLDEHNARPKRKDAALNNERLVQAAREVFAQQGLSATLEDIARHAGIGVGTVYRNFSSKKAIVETLYDAAVDSALAEAQTALEIEDPWLAIVAFFEITAANQARDRGLCETFLGNDGFGPHERIAEKLVAVLSPLFDRAHAAGLLRDGVSVTDIGPIFAMLNSVYRVSDEHPDLWRRYLALILDGLRARDRLALPVPALDVAAFATALTTGD; encoded by the coding sequence ATGTCTCTCGACGAACACAACGCACGGCCGAAGCGAAAAGATGCGGCACTGAACAACGAGCGTCTTGTACAAGCGGCGCGTGAGGTGTTTGCGCAGCAGGGACTCTCTGCGACGCTCGAGGACATCGCCCGGCACGCGGGAATCGGCGTCGGCACCGTCTACAGAAATTTCTCCAGCAAGAAGGCGATCGTCGAGACTTTGTACGACGCAGCAGTCGACTCTGCCCTGGCCGAGGCACAAACGGCGTTGGAGATCGAAGACCCGTGGCTCGCCATCGTTGCATTCTTCGAGATCACGGCGGCGAATCAGGCACGAGATCGCGGTCTGTGCGAGACGTTTCTCGGAAACGACGGCTTCGGGCCACACGAACGCATCGCCGAGAAACTCGTCGCCGTTCTCTCTCCCCTGTTTGACCGCGCACACGCGGCCGGGCTTCTGCGCGACGGGGTGTCAGTCACAGACATCGGCCCGATCTTCGCGATGCTCAACAGCGTTTACCGCGTCAGTGATGAACATCCCGATCTCTGGCGACGGTACCTGGCACTCATTCTCGACGGGCTTCGCGCCCGCGACCGACTGGCTCTACCCGTACCGGCATTGGACGTCGCTGCCTTCGCAACTGCACTCACGACAGGTGACTGA